A window of the Sporosarcina sp. FSL K6-2383 genome harbors these coding sequences:
- a CDS encoding nucleobase:cation symporter-2 family protein, with translation MKATALGLQHVLAMYAGAVLVPLIVGAELGLTSTQLTYLVSIDILMCGVATILQIMNNRFFGIGLPVVLGCTFTAVGPMIAIGDEFGITAIYGAIIVSGLFVIVISRFFGKLVRFFPPVVTGSVVTIIGITLIPVAINNMGGGQGASDFGSMTNVALSFGTLLFIILVYKFSTGFMRAISILLGLVAGTVAATFMGMVDFTAVGEASYIHMVEPFYFGLPTFEWSAILTMILVAMVSLVESTGVYFALGDICERDIKKEDLEKGYRAEGIAVLLGGIFNAFPYTTFSQNVGLLQMSGIRSRKIILITGIMLITMGFVPKIAAVTTIIPVAVLGGAMLAMFGMVVSQGVKMLSKVIGDSQDNSMIIACSIGLGLGVTVAPELFAQFPSGLKILTSNGIVAGSITAIVLNILFNMLPSRKKNMM, from the coding sequence ATAAAGGCTACGGCATTAGGTCTCCAACATGTATTAGCGATGTACGCGGGGGCAGTCCTTGTACCGTTAATTGTAGGTGCAGAACTTGGTCTCACATCGACACAATTGACGTATCTTGTATCCATCGATATTTTAATGTGTGGGGTTGCTACGATTTTACAAATTATGAATAATCGTTTCTTTGGTATTGGATTACCAGTTGTTTTAGGCTGTACGTTTACAGCGGTAGGGCCAATGATTGCTATTGGTGACGAATTCGGTATTACCGCGATTTATGGAGCTATCATTGTGTCGGGACTGTTCGTTATCGTCATTAGTCGATTCTTTGGTAAACTTGTACGGTTTTTCCCGCCTGTTGTCACAGGTTCTGTCGTGACGATCATTGGTATTACGCTAATTCCTGTTGCTATTAACAATATGGGCGGCGGACAAGGAGCAAGTGATTTTGGCTCGATGACGAATGTTGCGCTATCATTTGGAACATTGCTATTTATTATTTTGGTCTATAAATTTTCTACGGGCTTCATGCGTGCGATTTCCATTTTACTTGGGCTAGTTGCAGGGACGGTTGCTGCGACATTTATGGGGATGGTGGATTTCACAGCTGTTGGGGAAGCATCGTATATTCATATGGTAGAGCCGTTTTACTTTGGCCTACCGACGTTCGAGTGGTCGGCGATTTTGACGATGATATTAGTCGCTATGGTTTCATTGGTCGAATCAACGGGTGTATACTTCGCGCTAGGCGATATTTGTGAACGAGATATTAAGAAGGAAGATCTTGAAAAAGGGTATCGTGCAGAAGGAATTGCTGTCTTGCTCGGTGGAATTTTCAACGCCTTTCCTTATACAACATTCTCGCAAAATGTCGGCTTGCTGCAAATGTCAGGTATCAGATCACGCAAAATCATTTTAATTACGGGAATCATGCTCATTACAATGGGGTTTGTACCAAAAATTGCTGCGGTGACAACTATTATTCCGGTCGCTGTTCTAGGCGGGGCGATGCTTGCCATGTTTGGAATGGTTGTGTCACAGGGCGTTAAAATGTTAAGCAAAGTGATTGGCGATTCTCAGGACAATTCCATGATTATTGCTTGTTCAATCGGACTTGGTCTTGGTGTAACAGTCGCACCCGAGTTGTTCGCACAATTTCCTTCAGGTCTGAAGATTTTAACGAGTAACGGCATTGTCGCAGGGAGTATAACAGCGATTGTATTGAATATTTTATTTAATATGCTTCCTTCACGGAAGAAAAATATGATGTAA
- the norA gene encoding multidrug efflux MFS transporter NorA yields the protein MKNQKGVLAILLMNLFIAFLGIGLVIPVLPTIMNELDISGTVVGYMVAAFAITQLIFSPFAGRWADKYGRKIMIVLGLFIFGFSEFLFGFGKSVEVLFISRMLGGVSAAFIMPAVTAFIADITTTTTRSKALGYMSAAISTGFIIGPGIGGFLAEIGTRVPFYSAGVLGAFAAILSLILLTEPERAAEEVPTPGQVTGIRRVFIPMYFIAFILIFVSTFGLAAFESLFSLFVDHKFGFTPKDIAIVITGSGIVGAIAQVVLFDRLSRRMGEINLIRYSLAISAVLVLLMTYVSSYISILLTTFVLFIGFDLMRPAITSYLSKIAGNEQGFVGGMNSTFTSLGNIFGPIIGGVLFDINLNYPYYFATIVLIIGTIIALFWKKPKHVTF from the coding sequence ATGAAGAATCAAAAAGGCGTATTAGCTATTCTGTTGATGAATTTGTTCATCGCATTTCTAGGTATTGGACTTGTTATCCCTGTGTTACCAACGATTATGAATGAGTTGGATATTTCCGGTACGGTTGTCGGGTATATGGTGGCAGCATTTGCGATTACCCAGCTTATCTTTTCGCCATTTGCAGGTCGATGGGCGGATAAATATGGCCGGAAAATTATGATTGTTCTTGGCCTGTTTATCTTTGGTTTTTCAGAGTTTTTATTTGGCTTTGGGAAATCGGTTGAAGTGCTGTTTATATCGCGGATGCTTGGTGGAGTGAGTGCAGCTTTTATCATGCCTGCAGTCACGGCATTTATAGCGGATATTACAACGACTACCACAAGATCGAAAGCATTAGGCTATATGTCTGCGGCGATTAGCACTGGCTTTATTATTGGGCCGGGAATTGGCGGTTTTTTAGCTGAAATAGGCACGCGTGTCCCTTTTTATTCTGCGGGAGTATTAGGAGCATTTGCCGCGATTTTGTCACTCATCCTTTTAACGGAGCCTGAACGTGCAGCTGAAGAAGTACCGACACCTGGGCAAGTGACTGGGATTCGCCGCGTTTTCATTCCTATGTATTTTATCGCATTTATTTTAATATTCGTATCAACATTTGGTCTTGCAGCGTTTGAATCCCTATTTAGCTTATTCGTTGACCATAAATTTGGATTTACACCTAAAGATATTGCCATCGTCATTACAGGTAGTGGGATTGTGGGTGCAATTGCGCAAGTCGTATTGTTTGATCGTTTATCAAGACGTATGGGTGAAATCAATTTGATACGCTACAGTTTAGCAATTTCTGCAGTTCTTGTTTTGTTAATGACTTATGTCAGTTCTTATATTTCTATTTTATTAACTACATTTGTCCTGTTTATCGGTTTTGACCTAATGCGACCAGCGATTACATCGTATTTGTCGAAAATTGCGGGCAACGAACAAGGCTTTGTCGGTGGTATGAACTCGACTTTCACAAGTCTTGGTAATATTTTCGGACCAATCATTGGTGGAGTGTTATTCGACATTAACTTAAACTATCCTTACTATTTTGCGACGATTGTTTTAATCATTGGTACGATTATTGCACTGTTTTGGAAAAAGCCAAAACATGTAACATTTTAG
- a CDS encoding Cof-type HAD-IIB family hydrolase: protein MYKLVAIDLDGTLLTDELAITPRTIQAIQKAVELGTVVTIATGRMFPSAKQFAQQLEIDVPVITYQGAIIKNIADNEVLYERLIPADIAQQLVDIANEKDLHLQVYQDDILYGALENDKLIAYSKKSKVPYKVEPDLGKLANRGFTKALFIEGSDNLDRLQDELRALFGERAHISKSAVNYLEVTHPEANKGSALLHLASKLGIDRSETIGIGDNHNDIELIKTAGLGVVMGNGVQALKEIADYISLSNNEEGVCHVIEKFILEPMGVIIE, encoded by the coding sequence ATGTATAAATTAGTGGCGATTGACCTTGATGGTACATTACTTACGGATGAGCTAGCGATTACGCCTAGAACGATCCAGGCGATTCAAAAAGCAGTTGAGTTAGGTACGGTTGTAACGATTGCAACAGGACGTATGTTTCCTTCGGCAAAACAATTTGCACAGCAGCTAGAGATAGATGTACCTGTTATAACTTATCAGGGTGCGATTATAAAGAATATTGCTGACAATGAAGTGCTCTATGAACGTCTCATTCCAGCGGATATTGCGCAGCAGTTAGTGGATATTGCTAATGAGAAAGACTTGCATTTACAAGTTTATCAAGATGATATTCTGTATGGTGCATTAGAAAATGATAAGCTTATTGCTTATTCTAAAAAATCTAAGGTCCCATATAAGGTAGAACCAGATCTTGGTAAGCTTGCTAACCGAGGGTTTACGAAAGCACTCTTTATCGAAGGGTCTGATAACCTTGATCGATTACAAGACGAATTGCGCGCATTGTTTGGAGAGCGGGCTCATATTTCTAAATCTGCTGTGAATTATCTTGAGGTGACACACCCAGAAGCGAACAAAGGGAGTGCCCTACTGCATTTGGCGAGCAAGCTGGGCATTGATCGTTCAGAAACGATTGGGATAGGTGATAATCACAATGATATTGAACTGATCAAAACGGCGGGACTAGGTGTTGTAATGGGCAATGGAGTTCAGGCCTTGAAGGAAATTGCTGATTACATTTCGCTAAGTAATAATGAAGAGGGCGTTTGCCATGTGATTGAAAAATTTATTTTAGAGCCAATGGGCGTTATTATCGAATGA
- a CDS encoding NupC/NupG family nucleoside CNT transporter: protein MNLLWGLFGIIVVLGIAFLLSNGKKSINYRTIIVGLILQVTFAFIVLKWEAGRTGLEAFSDLVQNVIDYAGDGVAFLFGPMADAEGFGFVFAFQVLTIIIFFSSLISVLYYLGIMQMVIKVIGGALSKLLGTSKAESVSAAANIFVGQTEAPLIIRPFLANMTKSELFAVMTGGLASVAGSVLAGYALLGVPLEYLIAASFMAAPAGLIMAKIFIPETEESDIVEFEMEKDRESVNVIDAAARGAGDGLSLALNVGAMLLAFIALIALINGMLGGVGAWFGFESLTLEGILGVLFSPLAFAIGVPWTEAVTAGSFIGQKLVLNEFVAYASFAPEIASLSPKTVIVVSFALCGFANLSSLAILIGGLGSLAPSRRPDIARLGIRAVAAGMLASLLSAAIAGMFI from the coding sequence TTGAATTTATTGTGGGGGCTTTTCGGGATTATTGTCGTCTTAGGAATTGCATTTCTTTTATCTAACGGAAAGAAATCGATTAATTACCGGACAATCATTGTTGGGTTAATCCTCCAAGTGACGTTTGCATTTATTGTCCTAAAGTGGGAAGCAGGAAGAACTGGATTAGAAGCGTTTTCCGACCTAGTACAAAATGTCATTGATTACGCTGGTGATGGAGTTGCGTTTCTTTTCGGTCCAATGGCAGATGCTGAAGGATTCGGTTTCGTTTTTGCATTCCAAGTGTTGACCATCATTATTTTCTTTTCATCCTTGATATCCGTGTTATATTATCTTGGAATCATGCAGATGGTCATTAAAGTAATCGGAGGGGCTTTATCAAAACTTCTTGGTACGAGTAAGGCGGAATCGGTGTCTGCGGCAGCGAATATATTTGTCGGACAGACGGAAGCGCCACTCATTATACGACCGTTTTTGGCAAACATGACGAAATCCGAGCTATTTGCTGTCATGACAGGAGGACTTGCTTCTGTTGCGGGTTCCGTCCTAGCGGGATATGCACTTTTAGGTGTTCCACTTGAGTATTTGATAGCGGCAAGTTTCATGGCTGCACCTGCAGGTTTAATTATGGCGAAAATATTCATTCCGGAAACGGAGGAATCAGATATCGTCGAATTTGAGATGGAAAAGGATCGGGAATCGGTAAACGTCATTGACGCGGCAGCTCGTGGGGCGGGAGACGGATTAAGCCTAGCACTTAATGTGGGTGCGATGTTATTGGCCTTCATTGCGCTTATCGCACTCATAAATGGCATGTTAGGTGGAGTCGGTGCCTGGTTCGGTTTCGAATCATTGACGCTTGAGGGGATTTTAGGTGTCCTGTTTTCACCACTCGCATTCGCTATTGGAGTCCCATGGACAGAGGCGGTCACTGCAGGGAGTTTCATCGGTCAAAAGCTTGTGTTGAATGAGTTTGTTGCATATGCATCTTTCGCACCGGAAATTGCTTCCCTTAGCCCCAAAACGGTTATCGTTGTCAGCTTTGCGCTTTGTGGTTTTGCAAACTTAAGCTCGTTGGCGATTCTTATTGGAGGGCTAGGTTCACTAGCGCCAAGTCGACGCCCTGACATTGCTAGGCTCGGAATACGTGCGGTGGCAGCTGGAATGTTAGCTTCGTTATTGAGTGCTGCGATTGCGGGAATGTTTATCTGA
- a CDS encoding aldo/keto reductase encodes MKKRELGKSGLYVSEMGFGCMSLPNDLDESKKIIDAAIHAGINYFDTADLYDGGRNEELVGHALKGRRQDIILATKAGNKMNPDGNGWSWDASKAHITGAIKQSLLRLETDYIDLYQLHGGVMEDNVDETIDAFESLKKEGLIRQYGISSIRPIVIKRFLDKSSAISIMMQYSLLDRRPEEWFPMIQEAGASVVTRGTIAKGFLTAEGMTRAEQANGFVDYDATDLTRTVQELSEQSDDLHAAAIAYVLRDQTVASALIGARTIEQLLDSVIAYEKQAGDEEIIRLGNIARKNIYKEHRL; translated from the coding sequence ATGAAGAAAAGAGAGTTAGGCAAGAGTGGTCTGTACGTGTCCGAAATGGGATTCGGTTGTATGTCGCTGCCAAATGATCTAGATGAATCAAAAAAAATCATCGATGCCGCGATCCATGCTGGCATCAACTATTTCGACACAGCCGATTTATACGACGGCGGTCGGAATGAAGAACTTGTTGGCCATGCATTAAAAGGAAGACGTCAAGATATTATCCTAGCTACAAAGGCTGGCAATAAAATGAATCCCGACGGCAATGGCTGGTCATGGGACGCCTCCAAAGCACATATAACAGGGGCTATTAAACAGAGTTTACTTCGCCTCGAAACAGATTATATTGACTTATATCAACTACATGGTGGCGTGATGGAAGACAATGTCGATGAAACAATCGATGCCTTTGAAAGTTTGAAAAAAGAGGGTCTGATACGTCAATACGGCATTTCTTCCATCCGTCCAATTGTCATTAAACGATTTTTGGATAAGAGCTCTGCCATTTCAATCATGATGCAATACAGTTTACTCGATCGTCGACCAGAAGAATGGTTTCCAATGATTCAAGAGGCTGGTGCATCAGTTGTCACAAGGGGTACGATTGCCAAAGGATTTTTGACGGCGGAAGGCATGACAAGAGCCGAACAAGCAAACGGCTTTGTTGACTATGATGCCACTGATCTGACACGCACAGTTCAAGAGCTTAGCGAACAATCAGATGACCTACATGCGGCAGCAATCGCTTACGTCCTGCGAGATCAAACAGTAGCATCTGCGCTCATTGGTGCCCGCACAATCGAGCAATTACTCGATTCTGTTATTGCTTATGAGAAACAAGCGGGGGATGAGGAGATTATTCGGTTGGGTAATATTGCAAGAAAAAACATATATAAAGAACACCGCCTTTAA
- a CDS encoding NUDIX hydrolase: MNKYEEKTLSGETLYEGKVITLRVEEVELPDGNRAKRELIKHPGAVAVIAITAEGKLIFVEQYRKALNRSLVEIPAGKIDPGEAPEVTAVRELEEETGYGANEFSYIQSFATSPGFADEIIHLYLAQGLYTIDNPAEGDEDEFIELLEVTIEQAEDMVATGKIFDAKTAFAVLYAKKLLEK, translated from the coding sequence ATGAATAAATATGAAGAAAAAACGTTATCAGGTGAAACACTTTACGAAGGAAAAGTTATTACACTACGTGTGGAAGAGGTTGAATTGCCAGATGGTAATCGAGCAAAACGTGAATTGATTAAACATCCAGGGGCTGTTGCGGTTATTGCGATTACTGCAGAAGGGAAATTGATCTTTGTTGAGCAGTATCGAAAAGCATTGAATCGCTCACTCGTTGAAATACCTGCTGGGAAGATTGACCCGGGGGAAGCGCCAGAAGTGACAGCGGTCCGTGAGCTGGAAGAGGAAACAGGGTATGGTGCCAATGAATTCAGCTATATTCAGTCGTTTGCGACATCGCCGGGCTTTGCGGATGAAATCATTCATCTTTATTTGGCACAAGGACTTTATACAATTGATAACCCAGCAGAGGGCGATGAAGATGAGTTCATAGAATTGTTGGAAGTGACAATTGAGCAGGCGGAGGACATGGTTGCGACGGGGAAAATATTTGATGCTAAAACAGCTTTTGCTGTACTCTACGCAAAAAAACTTCTAGAAAAGTGA
- a CDS encoding Fur family transcriptional regulator produces MESRIDRIKKQLHGASYKLTPQREATVLVLLEHEEDHLSAEDVFLLVKEKAPEIGLATVYRTLELLTDLKVVDKINFGDGVSRYDLRQEGAAHFHHHLICIECGAVDEIQEDLLGDVEKIVESRFQFAIKDHWLTFHGVCKRCTSDVDDSEV; encoded by the coding sequence ATGGAAAGCCGAATCGATCGGATAAAGAAACAATTGCATGGGGCAAGTTACAAGTTAACGCCCCAGCGTGAAGCGACGGTTTTGGTCCTCCTTGAGCATGAGGAAGACCATCTAAGTGCCGAAGATGTATTTTTACTAGTCAAAGAGAAAGCACCAGAAATTGGGCTAGCTACTGTATATCGTACGCTCGAGTTGCTAACAGATCTTAAAGTAGTCGATAAAATCAATTTTGGTGATGGGGTATCGAGATATGACCTTCGGCAGGAAGGTGCTGCCCATTTCCATCATCACCTCATTTGTATCGAATGTGGAGCAGTGGATGAAATTCAAGAGGATCTTCTCGGTGATGTCGAGAAAATCGTTGAAAGCCGTTTTCAATTTGCTATAAAAGATCATTGGTTAACGTTTCATGGTGTTTGTAAAAGATGTACATCAGATGTTGATGATAGTGAAGTCTGA
- the xerD gene encoding site-specific tyrosine recombinase XerD gives MKDSRFALEDYMHFLKVERQLAGNTIISYRRDLDEYMNHLEQAGFKTIDDVDRAAILEYLHRLKESGKSSRTVSRHISSIRSFHQFLLREKVTTQDPTVHLELPKLEQKLPRVLSMVEVDKLIAVPDRSKPQGVRDHALLEILYGTGMRVSELIGLDMDDIHLSMGFVRVFGKGGKERIIPLGGKAIEACQTYIDEARPGFIAKQRQVEALFVNMRGARLTRQGCWKLLKGHALEAGIQKELTPHILRHSFATHLIENGADLRAVQEMLGHADISTTQIYTHVSRSRLKEVYVKFHPRA, from the coding sequence ATGAAAGATAGCCGTTTTGCACTTGAGGATTATATGCACTTTTTAAAAGTAGAGCGTCAGCTAGCGGGGAATACGATTATTTCTTATAGGCGTGACCTTGATGAATATATGAATCACTTGGAACAAGCGGGCTTCAAAACGATAGATGATGTTGACCGTGCTGCTATTTTGGAGTATTTGCACCGTTTGAAGGAAAGTGGGAAATCATCCCGAACGGTGTCGAGGCATATCTCGTCAATCCGCTCATTCCATCAGTTTCTTTTACGAGAAAAAGTGACAACCCAAGACCCAACGGTACATTTAGAATTGCCAAAACTGGAGCAAAAATTACCGCGTGTTTTGTCCATGGTAGAAGTGGATAAGCTAATTGCTGTCCCAGACCGTTCAAAGCCTCAAGGTGTAAGGGATCATGCGCTGTTGGAAATATTGTATGGAACTGGGATGCGAGTGAGTGAATTGATTGGTCTGGATATGGATGACATCCATTTGTCTATGGGATTTGTACGCGTGTTCGGTAAGGGTGGAAAGGAACGGATTATTCCACTCGGCGGCAAAGCCATTGAAGCTTGTCAAACGTATATAGATGAGGCACGCCCTGGTTTTATCGCCAAGCAGAGGCAAGTGGAAGCGTTGTTTGTCAATATGCGTGGGGCTCGTCTAACAAGACAAGGCTGTTGGAAGCTATTGAAGGGGCACGCACTGGAAGCGGGTATACAAAAAGAATTGACACCGCATATTTTGCGTCATTCTTTTGCTACGCATTTGATTGAAAATGGGGCGGACCTGCGCGCTGTTCAGGAAATGCTTGGACATGCGGATATTTCAACAACACAAATCTATACTCATGTGAGTCGCTCGCGGTTAAAAGAAGTGTATGTGAAATTTCACCCACGGGCTTGA
- the deoB gene encoding phosphopentomutase gives MEKQQFKRIHVIVLDSVGIGEAPDAQLFGDVGSNTLGHIGEAMEGLHMPHMGKMGLGNIGKIKGISVEEESRAYYGKMEEASVGKDTMTGHWEIMGLNIDKPFKVYPNGFPQELIDELEQRTGRKVICNQPASGTEVLDEYGAEHMETGALIVYTSADPVLQIAAHEGIIPIDEQYRICEIARELTLDPKYLVGRVIARPFIGEPGNFTRTTNRHDYALKPFGRTVMNELVDAAYDVIAVGKIADIFNGEGITESVRTVSNMDGVDKLLDVMKKDFKGLSFTNLVDFDALFGHRRDPIGYGNALQEFDARLPEIMAALHEDDLLIITADHGNDPTYPGTDHTREYVPLLVYSPTLKRGGALPQRETFSDIGATIADNFNVKLPEFGKSFLNLLVEKV, from the coding sequence ATGGAAAAACAACAATTTAAACGTATCCATGTAATCGTACTCGACTCTGTTGGTATCGGAGAAGCACCGGATGCTCAACTATTCGGCGATGTAGGCTCTAATACACTTGGACACATTGGCGAAGCAATGGAAGGATTACATATGCCGCATATGGGCAAAATGGGTCTTGGAAACATCGGAAAAATAAAAGGAATTTCAGTTGAAGAAGAGTCCCGGGCGTATTACGGCAAGATGGAAGAGGCGTCCGTTGGTAAAGATACAATGACAGGCCATTGGGAAATTATGGGACTTAATATCGACAAGCCGTTCAAAGTCTATCCAAATGGCTTTCCTCAAGAGTTGATTGATGAATTAGAGCAACGAACAGGACGTAAAGTGATTTGCAATCAGCCAGCAAGTGGTACAGAGGTTCTTGACGAATACGGTGCTGAGCATATGGAGACAGGTGCGTTAATCGTCTATACATCAGCAGATCCAGTACTGCAAATAGCAGCACATGAAGGCATTATTCCGATTGACGAACAATACCGGATTTGTGAAATTGCACGCGAATTAACATTGGACCCAAAATATTTGGTCGGTCGTGTCATTGCACGTCCATTTATTGGTGAGCCGGGGAATTTCACCCGTACGACGAATCGCCACGACTATGCATTGAAGCCATTCGGACGGACTGTTATGAATGAACTAGTAGATGCTGCTTATGATGTGATTGCAGTAGGCAAAATTGCGGATATTTTTAATGGAGAAGGCATTACAGAGTCAGTTCGTACAGTAAGTAATATGGACGGCGTTGACAAATTATTAGATGTTATGAAGAAGGATTTCAAGGGACTTAGCTTTACCAATCTTGTTGATTTCGATGCATTATTTGGCCATCGGAGAGATCCAATTGGTTATGGTAATGCGCTGCAAGAATTCGATGCAAGGCTACCGGAAATTATGGCGGCTTTGCATGAAGATGATTTGCTTATCATTACAGCGGATCATGGTAATGACCCAACGTATCCAGGGACGGATCATACACGTGAATATGTTCCACTACTTGTTTATTCGCCTACCCTCAAGCGCGGCGGAGCTTTGCCGCAAAGGGAAACATTCTCTGATATTGGAGCAACGATTGCGGATAATTTTAATGTGAAGTTACCGGAATTCGGTAAAAGTTTCTTGAATTTATTAGTAGAGAAGGTGTGA
- a CDS encoding pyrimidine-nucleoside phosphorylase, which yields MFRMVDVIEKKRNGEVLSKEEITFFVNGYTDGSIPDYQASAFLMAIYFKGMTAEEQGHLTMAMVESGDQIDLSAIEGIKVDKHSTGGVGDTTTLILVPLVAACGVPVAKMSGRGLGHTGGTLDKLEAIEGFHIELTEEQFAKQVNDLKLAVIGQSGNLTPADKKLYALRDVTATVDSIPLIASSIMSKKIAAGADAIVLDVKTGDGAFMKTEADAKALAESMVAIGKQVGRQTMAVISDMSQPLGFAIGNALEVIEAIDTLKGQGPDDLTELCFVLGSKMIVAGGKAASIDEARDMLKAVIADGSALELFGKLIEAQGGDAEIIHNPALLPTATYQIEVPAPTSGYITKMEADDIGVAAMLLGAGRATKEDEIDLAVGIVLRKKIGDAVQQGEPLAIIHANTQDVERSIALIQQHIVIGEQAVESPRLIGEMITG from the coding sequence ATGTTTAGAATGGTTGATGTAATTGAAAAAAAACGGAATGGTGAAGTGCTGTCGAAGGAAGAAATCACATTTTTCGTCAATGGTTACACAGACGGGTCAATCCCGGATTATCAAGCTAGTGCTTTCTTGATGGCGATTTACTTCAAAGGGATGACAGCGGAAGAACAAGGTCACTTAACGATGGCAATGGTGGAATCGGGCGACCAAATCGATTTGTCTGCTATTGAAGGGATTAAAGTCGATAAGCACTCCACTGGAGGAGTTGGCGATACGACAACACTTATCCTCGTACCGCTTGTCGCTGCATGTGGTGTGCCAGTTGCAAAGATGAGTGGTCGTGGACTTGGACATACAGGTGGAACACTAGACAAGCTAGAGGCGATTGAGGGCTTTCACATCGAATTGACAGAAGAACAATTCGCTAAACAAGTGAATGACTTGAAATTAGCGGTTATCGGACAAAGTGGTAATTTGACGCCGGCAGATAAAAAGCTGTATGCCCTGCGAGATGTAACAGCAACTGTTGACAGCATTCCTTTGATTGCTAGTTCAATTATGAGTAAGAAAATTGCAGCGGGTGCAGATGCTATCGTACTGGATGTTAAAACAGGCGATGGGGCATTTATGAAAACCGAAGCAGATGCTAAGGCACTTGCCGAGTCGATGGTAGCGATAGGTAAGCAAGTTGGTAGACAGACGATGGCAGTCATTTCGGATATGAGTCAGCCGCTTGGTTTTGCGATTGGAAATGCGCTTGAAGTCATTGAAGCGATTGACACGCTAAAAGGGCAAGGACCGGATGATTTGACGGAACTTTGTTTTGTCCTTGGTAGCAAGATGATTGTGGCAGGTGGAAAAGCGGCTTCGATTGATGAAGCGCGTGACATGCTGAAGGCAGTTATCGCAGATGGCTCAGCACTTGAGTTATTCGGTAAGCTAATTGAAGCGCAAGGAGGCGATGCGGAGATTATTCATAATCCAGCATTGTTGCCGACAGCAACCTATCAGATTGAAGTACCAGCACCGACATCTGGCTATATTACGAAGATGGAAGCGGATGATATCGGGGTTGCAGCAATGCTTCTTGGGGCAGGACGAGCAACGAAGGAAGATGAAATCGACCTCGCTGTTGGAATTGTATTGCGTAAAAAAATTGGCGATGCTGTGCAACAAGGTGAACCGCTTGCTATCATTCATGCGAACACGCAGGACGTGGAACGTTCGATAGCTTTGATACAACAACATATTGTAATTGGTGAACAAGCAGTAGAAAGCCCGCGTCTCATTGGAGAAATGATCACGGGGTGA